One part of the Mariniflexile litorale genome encodes these proteins:
- a CDS encoding FecR domain-containing protein, translating into MKKSKARKIIVKFLNKEAASHELDKLNKWLKNKKNQTDFNHFVKAEYLTIACMSDYDLQEAKKNIYRKLKKVEKTRRIVIYKKIAVAASFTLLFTLGLIQINKKEKGIIQTETIEIGSSKAILTLENGNQVSLEKGKLYANEKVNSNGEELLYIASVGSQTKDNNEEPSYNYLAIPRGGKFFIKLVDGTKVWLNSESKIKYPTRFIKGETRMVELLYGEAYFEVSPSTKHNGDAFKVITKNQEVNVLGTEFNIKAYSDEDEIATTLVNGSVEINNGKVKKTIKPNQQSVLNSKNPSLIKIVEIDAAQETSWVKDVFSFNEETLGEMMQVLSRWYNVDVVFETAERKNYVFTGVLERTKSIHDILKLIEGTSEEDIKFEINQKIIIVK; encoded by the coding sequence ATGAAGAAGTCTAAAGCACGTAAAATAATAGTTAAATTCCTTAATAAGGAAGCTGCGTCACATGAATTGGATAAATTAAATAAGTGGTTAAAAAACAAAAAAAACCAAACTGACTTTAACCATTTTGTAAAGGCAGAATATTTAACGATAGCTTGTATGAGTGATTATGATTTGCAAGAAGCAAAAAAAAATATATACAGAAAACTTAAAAAAGTTGAGAAAACACGTAGAATAGTCATTTATAAAAAGATTGCTGTTGCAGCTTCTTTTACGCTGTTATTTACATTGGGTTTAATACAAATTAATAAAAAAGAAAAAGGTATTATACAAACTGAAACCATAGAAATTGGTTCTAGCAAAGCCATTCTTACCCTAGAAAATGGTAACCAAGTTAGTCTTGAAAAAGGAAAATTATATGCCAATGAAAAAGTGAATAGTAATGGAGAAGAACTCTTATACATTGCATCTGTAGGATCTCAAACTAAAGATAACAACGAGGAGCCTTCGTACAATTACTTAGCTATTCCTAGAGGAGGAAAGTTTTTTATTAAGCTTGTAGATGGTACAAAAGTATGGTTGAATTCTGAATCTAAAATAAAATATCCAACAAGATTTATTAAAGGTGAAACACGTATGGTTGAATTGTTATATGGTGAAGCTTATTTTGAAGTATCACCAAGTACAAAACATAATGGAGATGCATTTAAAGTAATCACTAAAAATCAAGAAGTTAATGTATTAGGTACAGAATTTAATATAAAAGCCTATAGCGACGAAGATGAAATTGCTACAACCTTAGTAAATGGTAGTGTTGAAATTAATAATGGAAAGGTGAAAAAGACTATAAAACCTAATCAACAGTCTGTACTAAATAGCAAAAACCCTAGTTTAATAAAAATAGTAGAAATAGACGCAGCACAAGAAACCTCTTGGGTTAAAGATGTTTTTTCTTTTAATGAAGAAACCTTAGGAGAAATGATGCAGGTTTTATCTCGGTGGTATAATGTTGATGTTGTTTTTGAAACAGCAGAACGAAAAAATTATGTGTTTACGGGAGTCTTAGAACGTACCAAATCTATTCATGATATTTTAAAACTTATAGAAGGTACGAGTGAAGAGGATATAAAATTTGAAATTAACCAAAAAATAATTATAGTAAAATAA
- a CDS encoding TonB-dependent receptor: protein MRTFIFLCCTISFAFGSKEAFSQNTEIIIDSDMTLNVKQLFRLINEQTDYKFVYRHDLIKKAPELSLKKGVIKAGTLLNKFLDPINFTFEFTKNQTVIVKRKLVALKDNLDSNSKTAPQMQISGNVTDMNNIPLPGVNIIIKNTKIGAQTDFDGSFTMKANTGDVLVFSYVGMKTTEMIVDSKSTYNVIMEEDASQLEEVVVVGYGTQKKSDVTGAVSSVSAEELMIQPVNNVFEALQGKAAGVDITSSQRPGTVGSIRIRGNRSLTASNSPLYVVDGVPLMSSLGIETLNPRDIESIDVLKDASATAIYGSRGANGVIIVTTKQGKVGQFRLNYSGTVTTSNIVDRSPSMSAADFIEFRRWAAYNLDSNTYAHPDSPTLANDTFIFDSGLDGQTSRDNVLKGWENGTWDPSKVTNTDWTDFVTQTAITSEHTISASGGTEKMKAYGSFGYLNNEGTQRGQYYDRYTAKLSTTIDPVDWFTLNASMNVSWSEQDYGMSTLGGRSGSVPDAIYGTAKAIYNMAVPYDINGDLVINPGGETGIYTITDEWNKSTQLSQSMRALGSFSATFDIGKIIDALEGLSYKINFGPDFRHWREGVYIDGTSAHKINADGSEGTNYARLQNRRDFSWTLDNMLTYNRTFADVHKVGVTLLQTASSWNIESSSMSANNVPKKSILWNRFGSIDINNTANNASFGSGINERQLNSYMARLNYGFDNRYLLTVSGRWDGASQLAEGNQWDFFPSAALAWRMDQENFLKSVDWIQNLKLRLGFGTTGNSSVDPYSTKGNISSIYLPFNGLDNQIGYTTNEPYYTRDQTALANKLLSWEKTTQYNIGVDFSLFNNRVSGSLDTYRSFTKDLIMEMKIPTVTGHPNTFANIGKTKNQGVELTLNFTPIETVSGFTWDSNINVAWQKDEIEELAYGKNDMLDNSWFIGESLNVYYGFENEGIWQNTPEDLAEMALWNDNGENFTPGNVRPKDQDGDYEMTIEDRVILGNRSPKWTMGWNNTFSYNGIELSMNTYSRLGYTASLGGEAMTAHSNQREVDYWTPDNPNAEFQKPILGQATSGSQDKYSGLLGFTKASFVKIRNISLGYNFSKEFCSKNGLGNLKIYAQAINPGSIYQSVDWYDFDVSSSIFNRSFTVGIDIGI, encoded by the coding sequence ATGAGAACATTTATCTTCTTATGTTGTACAATTTCATTCGCCTTTGGGTCTAAAGAGGCATTTTCGCAGAATACTGAAATCATAATTGATTCAGATATGACCTTAAATGTCAAACAATTATTTAGGCTCATAAATGAACAAACCGATTACAAGTTTGTTTATAGGCATGATTTGATAAAAAAAGCTCCCGAATTATCGTTAAAAAAAGGAGTTATTAAAGCTGGTACCTTATTGAATAAATTTTTAGATCCAATAAATTTCACCTTTGAATTCACTAAAAATCAAACTGTAATTGTAAAAAGAAAACTTGTTGCTTTAAAGGATAATTTAGATTCTAATTCGAAAACAGCTCCTCAAATGCAAATTAGTGGAAATGTAACAGATATGAACAATATCCCGTTGCCAGGAGTAAATATTATAATTAAAAACACGAAGATCGGTGCACAAACAGATTTTGATGGTAGTTTTACTATGAAAGCTAATACCGGAGATGTTTTAGTGTTTTCTTATGTTGGAATGAAGACGACTGAAATGATAGTAGATTCTAAATCTACTTATAATGTCATTATGGAAGAAGATGCATCTCAATTAGAAGAAGTAGTGGTAGTAGGCTACGGAACCCAAAAAAAATCCGATGTTACTGGTGCCGTTTCGAGCGTGAGTGCTGAAGAGCTAATGATACAACCAGTAAACAACGTTTTTGAAGCTTTACAGGGGAAAGCCGCTGGTGTGGATATTACGAGTAGCCAGCGTCCTGGAACTGTAGGTTCTATTCGTATTCGTGGTAACCGCTCTTTGACCGCAAGCAACTCGCCTCTTTATGTTGTGGATGGTGTGCCGTTAATGTCAAGTTTAGGAATTGAAACTTTAAACCCACGAGATATTGAATCTATTGATGTACTGAAAGATGCTTCTGCTACAGCAATTTACGGATCACGTGGTGCTAATGGTGTTATTATCGTAACAACCAAACAAGGTAAAGTAGGACAATTCCGTTTAAATTATTCTGGAACGGTTACCACATCTAATATTGTTGATAGATCACCATCAATGAGTGCTGCCGATTTTATTGAATTTCGTCGTTGGGCTGCTTACAATCTAGACTCAAATACTTATGCGCATCCAGATTCTCCTACCTTAGCAAATGACACATTTATTTTTGATAGTGGTTTGGATGGTCAAACTTCCAGAGATAATGTGTTAAAAGGATGGGAAAATGGCACTTGGGATCCATCTAAAGTTACCAATACCGATTGGACAGACTTTGTAACACAAACAGCTATTACTAGCGAACATACCATAAGTGCTAGTGGTGGAACAGAAAAAATGAAAGCTTACGGTTCCTTTGGATATTTAAATAATGAAGGTACACAGAGAGGACAGTATTATGACCGTTATACTGCAAAGCTTAGTACAACAATAGACCCTGTTGATTGGTTTACATTAAACGCTTCAATGAATGTGTCATGGAGTGAACAGGATTATGGTATGTCTACTTTAGGTGGTCGTAGTGGCTCTGTGCCCGATGCCATATATGGTACTGCTAAAGCTATTTATAACATGGCAGTTCCTTATGATATTAATGGTGATTTAGTTATTAACCCAGGAGGTGAAACGGGTATTTACACCATTACAGATGAATGGAACAAAAGTACTCAACTGTCGCAATCCATGCGTGCTTTGGGTAGCTTCTCTGCGACATTCGATATAGGTAAAATAATAGATGCTTTAGAAGGTCTTAGTTATAAAATAAACTTTGGCCCCGATTTTCGTCATTGGAGAGAAGGTGTTTATATTGATGGGACATCGGCTCATAAAATAAATGCTGATGGAAGCGAAGGAACTAATTATGCACGACTTCAAAATCGTCGCGATTTTTCTTGGACTTTAGATAATATGTTAACTTATAATCGCACATTTGCGGATGTTCATAAAGTTGGTGTTACATTGCTTCAAACAGCATCATCTTGGAATATTGAAAGTTCATCGATGAGTGCTAACAATGTTCCTAAAAAATCAATATTATGGAATAGATTTGGCTCGATAGATATTAATAATACTGCTAACAACGCTAGTTTTGGTTCTGGTATAAATGAGCGCCAACTTAACTCTTATATGGCGCGTTTAAATTATGGTTTTGATAACCGTTATTTATTAACAGTATCCGGTAGATGGGATGGAGCTTCGCAATTAGCAGAAGGAAATCAATGGGACTTTTTCCCTTCAGCAGCATTAGCATGGCGTATGGATCAAGAAAACTTTCTAAAAAGTGTAGATTGGATTCAAAACCTAAAACTTCGTTTAGGGTTTGGAACAACTGGTAACTCATCAGTTGACCCTTATTCAACAAAAGGAAATATTTCTTCAATCTATCTTCCGTTTAATGGGCTAGACAACCAAATTGGTTACACTACCAACGAACCTTACTATACTAGAGACCAAACGGCATTGGCTAATAAGCTACTTAGCTGGGAAAAAACAACGCAATATAACATTGGTGTTGATTTTAGCCTATTTAATAACCGAGTTAGTGGTAGTCTTGATACTTATAGATCGTTTACAAAAGATTTAATAATGGAGATGAAAATACCTACAGTAACAGGTCACCCAAACACTTTTGCAAATATTGGTAAAACAAAAAATCAAGGGGTCGAACTTACGCTTAATTTTACTCCAATAGAAACTGTAAGTGGATTTACTTGGGATTCTAATATAAATGTTGCTTGGCAAAAAGACGAAATTGAAGAATTGGCCTATGGTAAAAACGATATGTTGGATAACTCATGGTTTATAGGCGAATCTTTAAACGTTTATTATGGTTTTGAAAATGAAGGTATTTGGCAAAATACACCTGAAGATTTAGCTGAAATGGCTTTATGGAATGATAATGGTGAGAATTTCACACCTGGTAATGTACGCCCAAAAGATCAAGATGGCGACTATGAAATGACAATTGAAGATCGTGTTATATTAGGCAATAGAAGCCCTAAATGGACCATGGGTTGGAATAATACATTTTCTTATAATGGCATTGAATTAAGTATGAATACTTACTCACGCTTAGGCTACACAGCTTCATTAGGAGGAGAGGCCATGACTGCTCACAGCAACCAACGAGAAGTTGATTATTGGACACCAGATAACCCTAATGCAGAATTTCAAAAACCTATTCTTGGTCAAGCTACATCAGGTTCTCAAGATAAGTACTCAGGTCTTTTAGGGTTCACCAAAGCTTCATTTGTAAAAATCCGTAATATCTCATTAGGGTATAACTTCTCCAAAGAATTTTGTTCTAAAAATGGGTTGGGAAATCTAAAAATTTATGCACAGGCTATAAACCCTGGAAGCATATACCAATCTGTTGATTGGTATGATTTTGATGTGAGCTCATCAATATTCAACCGTAGTTTTACAGTAGGAATTGATATTGGAATTTAA
- a CDS encoding RagB/SusD family nutrient uptake outer membrane protein, with translation MNKIKHTRIGLLIMISLSINSCAKDFLEEEDTTRYSTEYFETAEGIEALAVSLYGNIRWHFGYEWAYGTTLYGTDEFTNANDLTNELWNTYDSRFGPLGASPETGAANKNVTSPSDLWDQLYYGIASCNTIIANANKISNDEIRNRSLAHAYFLRGYNYYRLTAQYGGVVLQTEPAKGVIRNFERASEEACWEQVISDLRNAYTHFEGEIFTYGKGITWTKATAAHFLAKALLFRSSERNDSWNSSYKVADFNEAIDVCTYAINARGPLTNNYSDLYANWTGIDCPNEQLDEILMAAGHNADEATKGRFGNRTYNYFTPQFSSFSGGWVKRGVWIGGMDFQRCRPTEYTYSVFNHVDDARMWKTFKTVYGTNNVVNNALGVNAGDPGIIMILNTKDDHTYDGYTFGAYVQSPNWKDDNSRLPEWTVGSRQTKSSGNLTSQVGKYVPNVSVLYQNGQYVAPNFKNQSICNFFAGINKTDDGSRTAEKGDAHRDVTMARLSETYLLRAECYVRLGQYGNAMSDINVVRNRAQWKSGENRSFYSDGSQAFENNTLNTGSAATNYTNSNLNMNTYYLSNPTLPVTTAASNLELTAFPNNLPAEDEDVLSKIGATTDYDRALNFILNERTRELLGEWQRWETLSRTGTLIKRAKAFNPEAVNITANKHELRPIPQTFIDGLLNDDGNNLSDEQKAAWQNPGYN, from the coding sequence ATGAATAAAATAAAACATACAAGAATTGGACTTTTGATAATGATTTCATTGTCAATTAACTCCTGTGCAAAAGACTTTCTTGAAGAAGAGGATACAACGCGATATTCGACAGAATACTTCGAAACAGCTGAAGGAATTGAAGCCTTGGCTGTATCCCTTTATGGCAACATCCGTTGGCATTTTGGATATGAATGGGCTTATGGAACCACCCTTTATGGAACCGACGAATTCACAAATGCCAATGATTTAACGAATGAATTATGGAACACCTACGATAGTCGTTTTGGACCATTAGGAGCATCCCCTGAAACAGGAGCAGCTAACAAAAATGTGACATCTCCTAGTGATCTTTGGGATCAATTGTATTATGGCATTGCCTCTTGTAATACCATAATAGCAAACGCTAACAAAATAAGTAATGATGAAATACGCAACCGCAGTTTAGCCCATGCCTATTTTTTACGCGGCTACAACTACTATCGTTTAACAGCGCAATACGGAGGTGTGGTTCTTCAAACAGAACCTGCCAAAGGAGTTATTCGTAATTTTGAACGTGCAAGCGAAGAAGCATGTTGGGAACAAGTTATTTCGGATTTACGTAACGCTTATACTCATTTTGAAGGTGAAATTTTTACTTATGGTAAAGGCATTACATGGACTAAAGCTACTGCAGCTCATTTCCTTGCAAAAGCACTATTATTCCGTTCTTCTGAGCGAAATGATTCATGGAATAGTTCATATAAAGTAGCTGATTTTAATGAAGCCATTGATGTGTGTACTTACGCTATTAATGCTCGTGGACCATTAACAAATAATTACAGTGACCTATATGCTAATTGGACAGGTATTGACTGTCCAAACGAACAGCTTGATGAAATATTAATGGCTGCTGGTCATAATGCAGATGAGGCCACTAAAGGTCGTTTTGGAAACCGTACCTATAATTATTTTACGCCACAATTTTCAAGTTTTTCTGGAGGTTGGGTTAAACGTGGCGTATGGATTGGTGGTATGGATTTTCAACGTTGTCGCCCTACTGAGTATACCTACTCTGTTTTTAACCATGTAGATGATGCGCGTATGTGGAAAACATTTAAAACCGTTTATGGAACTAACAATGTTGTTAATAATGCTTTAGGTGTAAACGCTGGAGATCCAGGTATTATAATGATTTTAAATACCAAAGATGATCATACTTATGATGGCTATACTTTTGGTGCCTACGTACAAAGTCCAAATTGGAAAGATGATAATAGTCGTTTGCCAGAATGGACTGTAGGATCACGTCAAACAAAATCATCTGGGAATTTAACAAGTCAAGTAGGGAAATATGTTCCAAATGTTTCGGTGCTATATCAAAATGGTCAGTATGTAGCTCCTAATTTCAAGAATCAATCTATTTGTAATTTCTTCGCAGGAATTAATAAAACAGATGATGGTTCACGTACTGCTGAAAAAGGGGACGCACATCGTGATGTTACCATGGCGCGTCTTAGCGAAACCTATCTTCTGCGTGCAGAATGCTACGTTCGTTTGGGACAATATGGAAATGCCATGAGCGATATAAACGTTGTTCGAAACCGTGCACAATGGAAATCAGGAGAAAATAGATCATTTTATAGTGATGGTTCACAAGCGTTTGAAAATAATACGTTAAATACTGGATCAGCCGCTACTAATTACACCAATTCGAATTTAAATATGAATACATATTATTTATCGAATCCTACTCTTCCTGTTACTACAGCTGCATCAAACTTAGAATTAACAGCGTTCCCCAATAACTTGCCAGCTGAAGATGAGGACGTTCTTTCTAAAATAGGAGCTACAACAGATTACGACCGTGCATTGAATTTTATTCTAAATGAACGTACTCGTGAATTGCTGGGAGAATGGCAACGTTGGGAAACATTATCTCGTACAGGAACTTTAATTAAACGAGCAAAAGCTTTTAACCCAGAAGCAGTTAATATTACTGCTAATAAACACGAACTTCGTCCAATTCCTCAAACATTTATTGACGGATTGCTAAATGACGATGGAAATAATTTATCTGACGAACAAAAAGCCGCTTGGCAAAACCCAGGATATAACTAA
- a CDS encoding arylsulfatase, with translation MKFLKYVFCVYIISILSACKNLENKTATLQQGVNVLIIIADDAGWNDVGYNGSEINTPNIDWLANNGVQLNRFYANPTCSPSRVSLLTGMPASRIGIVAPISGKSKKTLPDSITTLPQALKKHNYENALIGKWHLGLDIANGPNAFGFDYSYGFLHGQIDQYTHVYKNGDKSWYRNDAFIEEEGHATDLITNEAINWLTKKRDTTKNFYLQLAYSAPHYPLQEEEKWKAPYLKSIENDSRRDYAAAMSHLDEAIGNVMEALKQSKLDENTLVIFLSDNGAQKEWYPTKEYDLKHGPNPVLGSNKPLRDFKKSNYEGAIRVPAIMYWKNQLTSQINTNYISVTDIMPTILSLAGSEISKDVEGVNIWPSVLDGNVATNHDIYVRGHIQESIIHQPWKLVRQRNNKNQPTIYQLFNIDSDPEEKNNVRDKHPAVLAEMKLLIEAQFAKDDKQVNAGFNQGEY, from the coding sequence ATGAAGTTTTTAAAGTATGTTTTTTGCGTTTATATAATTAGTATTCTAAGTGCTTGTAAAAACTTAGAAAATAAAACAGCTACGTTGCAACAAGGTGTCAATGTTTTAATAATCATCGCCGATGACGCTGGTTGGAATGATGTAGGCTACAATGGCTCTGAAATCAATACTCCCAATATTGATTGGTTAGCAAATAACGGAGTGCAACTTAATAGGTTTTATGCAAACCCAACGTGTTCACCTTCTCGTGTATCATTGTTAACAGGTATGCCTGCTAGTAGAATTGGTATTGTTGCCCCAATTAGCGGTAAAAGCAAAAAAACATTGCCAGATTCAATAACAACCTTACCTCAGGCATTAAAAAAACACAATTATGAAAATGCTCTAATAGGTAAATGGCATTTAGGGTTAGATATCGCAAACGGACCTAATGCATTCGGTTTTGATTATTCTTATGGTTTTTTACATGGGCAAATAGATCAATATACGCATGTGTACAAAAATGGTGATAAAAGCTGGTATAGAAATGATGCTTTTATAGAGGAGGAAGGACATGCTACGGATTTAATTACAAATGAAGCCATTAACTGGTTAACTAAAAAGCGAGACACAACCAAAAATTTTTATCTCCAACTTGCCTATAGTGCTCCCCATTATCCATTACAAGAGGAAGAGAAATGGAAGGCACCATATTTAAAGAGTATTGAAAATGATTCTCGCAGAGATTATGCAGCGGCCATGTCTCACTTAGATGAAGCTATTGGAAACGTTATGGAAGCGCTAAAACAATCAAAACTTGATGAAAATACTTTAGTTATATTTTTAAGTGACAATGGAGCGCAAAAAGAATGGTATCCAACCAAAGAATATGATTTAAAGCATGGTCCAAATCCTGTATTAGGAAGTAACAAGCCTTTACGAGATTTTAAAAAATCTAATTATGAAGGGGCTATTCGCGTACCAGCTATAATGTACTGGAAAAATCAATTAACATCACAAATAAATACTAACTATATATCTGTTACTGATATTATGCCTACGATTCTTTCTCTTGCTGGGTCAGAAATCTCTAAGGACGTAGAGGGTGTCAATATTTGGCCTTCTGTTTTAGATGGTAATGTGGCGACGAATCATGATATATATGTTCGAGGACATATACAAGAAAGCATTATTCACCAACCATGGAAGTTGGTTAGACAACGAAATAATAAAAATCAACCAACCATTTATCAGCTATTTAATATAGATTCAGACCCTGAAGAAAAGAATAATGTTAGAGATAAACACCCTGCCGTTTTAGCCGAAATGAAGTTGTTAATTGAAGCGCAATTTGCAAAAGATGATAAACAGGTAAATGCAGGATTCAACCAAGGAGAGTATTAA
- the rhaM gene encoding L-rhamnose mutarotase — protein sequence MKKQSYINAFKMKLKVGFEEEYKKRHDVIWPELSILLSESGISNYSIFLDEETLTLFAVQKISKDFDEAYLPNHPIVKKWWAYMADIMETNPDNSPVTIPLKEVFHLD from the coding sequence ATGAAAAAACAAAGCTATATAAATGCTTTTAAAATGAAATTAAAAGTAGGATTTGAAGAAGAGTATAAAAAAAGACATGATGTTATATGGCCTGAGCTTTCAATTTTATTATCAGAATCTGGTATCTCTAATTATTCGATCTTTTTAGATGAAGAAACCTTAACACTTTTTGCGGTTCAAAAAATAAGTAAGGACTTTGACGAAGCCTATTTGCCTAACCATCCTATCGTAAAAAAATGGTGGGCATATATGGCAGATATTATGGAAACCAATCCCGATAATTCACCTGTTACAATCCCTTTAAAAGAAGTTTTTCATTTAGATTAA